In a genomic window of Glaciimonas sp. PCH181:
- the zwf gene encoding glucose-6-phosphate dehydrogenase has translation MQTQPPFVFTLFGATGDLSMRKILPALFVAHREAKLHPDGRIICVSKQAFTRDDYLDWVSQNAAQFVKGTTPVDPDDPVWTSFLARIDYLALDLIEPTGYLRLAEMLLDCKVGLVFYLATSPLLFERICANLASSTINLAQARVVLEKPLGHDLLSSHAINDAVARVFSEDQIYRIDHYLGKESVQNLMALRFANSLFEPLWRRESIAHVQLTIAEQLGVEGRGEFYDGTGALRDMVQNHLLQLLCMVAMEPPISFDANAVRDEKVRVLRSLKPFTAEDLELRAVRGQYVSGAVNGQSVPGYLQEPGIGAKSQTETFVALHAEINNWRWAGVPFFLRTGKRLAQRTAEIIITFKPIPHAILPMPFGPSGAMSNRLVIRLQPDESIQLHCLAKQPGDGMIVQPVALDLAFDQAFDQRRAEAYERLLLDAIRGNLSLFVRRDEQEAAWKWVEPLLHHWQTNASPVKPYMAGSWGPTASFAMMARAGAQWPEDR, from the coding sequence ATGCAAACTCAACCTCCCTTTGTCTTTACGTTGTTTGGCGCTACCGGCGATTTGTCGATGCGGAAGATTCTTCCTGCGCTTTTTGTCGCCCACAGAGAGGCTAAGCTGCATCCGGATGGCCGCATTATCTGTGTCTCAAAGCAGGCGTTTACCCGAGATGACTATCTGGATTGGGTCAGTCAAAACGCCGCACAATTTGTCAAAGGCACCACGCCGGTAGATCCGGATGATCCGGTCTGGACAAGTTTTTTGGCCCGCATTGATTATCTGGCGCTGGATTTGATCGAGCCGACCGGCTACTTGCGGTTAGCTGAAATGTTGCTCGATTGTAAGGTTGGCCTGGTGTTTTATTTGGCGACTTCACCGTTATTGTTCGAGCGGATTTGCGCCAATCTGGCAAGTAGTACTATCAATTTGGCGCAAGCGCGGGTTGTGTTGGAGAAGCCGCTTGGTCATGATTTGCTTTCTTCTCATGCGATTAATGATGCCGTTGCGCGGGTTTTTTCTGAAGACCAGATTTATCGGATCGATCACTATTTAGGTAAGGAATCAGTACAGAATTTGATGGCTTTGCGCTTTGCCAATAGCCTGTTCGAGCCACTCTGGCGGCGAGAATCGATTGCCCATGTGCAACTAACGATTGCTGAACAGTTAGGGGTGGAAGGGCGTGGCGAGTTTTACGATGGCACCGGGGCATTGCGCGACATGGTGCAAAATCATCTGTTGCAGCTGTTGTGCATGGTGGCCATGGAACCGCCGATTTCATTCGATGCAAACGCAGTCCGCGATGAAAAAGTCCGTGTATTACGGTCTTTAAAACCGTTCACCGCTGAAGATCTGGAGCTGCGCGCAGTGCGCGGTCAATATGTTTCGGGTGCGGTCAACGGACAGTCTGTGCCGGGATATTTGCAAGAACCCGGCATCGGTGCCAAGTCGCAGACCGAAACCTTTGTGGCGTTGCATGCTGAGATTAATAACTGGCGCTGGGCAGGCGTACCATTTTTTCTACGTACCGGAAAGCGCTTGGCGCAACGGACCGCAGAAATTATTATTACGTTTAAGCCGATTCCCCACGCGATTTTACCGATGCCATTTGGGCCGAGCGGTGCCATGAGCAATCGTTTGGTGATTCGTTTGCAGCCGGATGAGTCGATCCAATTACATTGTCTGGCTAAGCAGCCGGGCGATGGCATGATTGTGCAGCCGGTAGCGCTGGATCTGGCGTTTGACCAAGCCTTTGATCAACGCCGCGCAGAAGCTTACGAGCGCCTTTTGCTAGATGCAATTCGTGGTAATTTATCGCTGTTTGTGCGTCGGGATGAGCAAGAAGCGGCCTGGAAATGGGTAGAGCCTTTATTGCATCATTGGCAAACTAACGCCTCGCCGGTCAAGCCTTATATGGCTGGCAGTTGGGGGCCGACGGCGTCATTTGCGATGATGGCCAGGGCCGGGGCGCAATGGCCTGAAGATCGCTAA